The following coding sequences are from one Desulfosporosinus orientis DSM 765 window:
- a CDS encoding flavoprotein has translation MNQELINQIVQRILSDPALLGLLQKAGSETSQPVVKSEALVLLNYVPDFPRVLSAVQQRWGESFSLRVLPSDQVYMAKPELPEGMSWITVEEAMAKADWPKIILPACSANTLAKAALGIRDNPICEMIGRGISRGCSIELITEYLGLTDQTPPAYRELYEGYIQKLQAYGVTAWGNLAGGQSSQSSQPTPQPSAAGESRQQLFDSESVSPRNEVYYTKKFLGDKQAYGFPEGATVYVRPETVISPLARDTLRMRRVELCMEKEAGR, from the coding sequence ATGAATCAAGAACTGATTAATCAAATAGTCCAGCGCATTTTGTCGGATCCCGCTTTGCTGGGATTGCTGCAAAAGGCAGGATCTGAAACAAGTCAGCCGGTGGTTAAATCCGAAGCCTTGGTTCTTTTGAACTATGTCCCGGATTTTCCCCGGGTTTTAAGTGCAGTGCAGCAGCGGTGGGGAGAAAGCTTCTCGCTTAGAGTTTTGCCTAGCGATCAAGTGTATATGGCTAAACCGGAACTGCCTGAGGGCATGAGCTGGATCACAGTGGAAGAGGCTATGGCTAAGGCCGACTGGCCGAAAATCATCCTGCCGGCTTGCTCCGCCAACACTTTAGCTAAAGCTGCCTTGGGCATTCGCGACAACCCTATCTGTGAAATGATTGGGAGAGGAATCAGCCGGGGATGCTCCATAGAATTGATAACGGAGTATTTGGGGCTCACCGATCAAACGCCCCCGGCTTACAGGGAACTGTATGAAGGGTATATTCAGAAGCTGCAAGCCTACGGAGTGACGGCCTGGGGAAACTTGGCCGGCGGTCAATCCAGTCAAAGCAGTCAACCTACTCCCCAGCCTTCTGCAGCAGGGGAGTCCCGGCAGCAGCTCTTTGACTCAGAGAGTGTTTCTCCGAGAAACGAGGTTTACTACACCAAGAAATTCCTGGGGGATAAACAAGCCTATGGCTTCCCGGAAGGAGCCACGGTCTATGTCAGACCAGAGACGGTTATCTCCCCTCTGGCCCGGGATACCTTAAGAATGCGCCGCGTTGAGCTGTGCATGGAGAAGGAGGCAGGACGATGA
- a CDS encoding EutN/CcmL family microcompartment protein, which produces MILARVIGHVWSTRKEESLRGLKFLVVQPVTLSYLEDGTPKLEETGNSLIAADQIGAGEDEIVMVASGSSARQGLANNSVPIDATIVGIIDKETFEA; this is translated from the coding sequence ATGATTCTGGCTCGCGTTATCGGCCATGTCTGGTCAACCCGTAAAGAAGAATCTCTCCGGGGTTTGAAATTTCTCGTCGTCCAGCCGGTAACCCTCTCCTATCTGGAGGACGGAACCCCCAAGCTGGAGGAAACCGGGAATTCCCTCATCGCAGCGGACCAAATCGGAGCCGGGGAAGATGAGATCGTTATGGTCGCCAGCGGTTCCTCAGCCCGGCAGGGATTAGCCAACAACAGCGTTCCCATCGATGCCACCATCGTGGGGATTATCGATAAAGAAACCTTTGAAGCGTAA
- a CDS encoding 4Fe-4S dicluster domain-containing protein — translation MNMQMKEISGKVLEAGVVGAGGAGFPTHVKLSAQAEIVIVNGAECEPLLKTDQQLAARYPDLLVKGLTLAMASTGAQKGIIALKAKYKEAIAALEPYIRNTEGIEIAIMPDIYPAGDEVMTIWLTTGRRVPPGGIPINIGVVVNNVQTLINVAKAQEGISVTTRTLTVTGAVKKPITVTVPIGTPLREVLDLAGGEEADLAYINGGPMMGKLISDLSDTVTKTTGGLIGLPRDHMLIQRKESSVEGILRIAKTVCEQCSFCTDLCPRHMIGHELSPHLLIRAVNYKNLAELSLLATALTCSECGVCEAYACPVGISPLRVNVALKAELRSQGIKYQGELGKADPMAQHRLIPSSRLMDRLRLRSFYKDAPLAGEVYEGKEVRIKLQQHIGAPAAAVVKEGDVVEAGQRIGEIPSGALGANIHASISGTVTQVTPQAITIRKGGAAR, via the coding sequence ATGAATATGCAAATGAAAGAGATCAGCGGCAAGGTATTGGAAGCCGGAGTAGTCGGGGCCGGGGGAGCGGGATTTCCCACCCATGTCAAGTTGTCTGCCCAGGCAGAGATCGTCATTGTCAACGGGGCAGAATGTGAGCCCTTGCTGAAAACCGACCAGCAATTGGCGGCCCGCTACCCGGACCTTCTGGTTAAAGGCCTGACCCTGGCCATGGCCTCAACAGGAGCCCAAAAAGGGATCATCGCCTTAAAAGCCAAATATAAGGAAGCCATTGCCGCCTTAGAACCCTATATCCGGAACACAGAGGGAATTGAAATTGCCATTATGCCCGATATCTATCCGGCGGGAGACGAAGTGATGACCATTTGGTTAACCACCGGCAGACGGGTGCCCCCTGGAGGAATCCCCATCAACATCGGCGTAGTGGTGAACAACGTCCAAACCCTCATCAATGTAGCCAAAGCCCAGGAAGGGATCTCCGTCACCACCCGGACTCTCACCGTCACAGGAGCCGTTAAGAAGCCCATCACCGTCACCGTACCCATCGGCACCCCTCTGAGGGAGGTCCTGGATCTGGCCGGAGGGGAAGAAGCGGACCTGGCCTATATCAACGGAGGCCCCATGATGGGCAAACTCATCAGCGACCTGTCCGACACAGTAACCAAGACCACGGGAGGGCTGATCGGACTGCCCAGGGACCACATGCTCATCCAGCGCAAGGAAAGCAGCGTGGAAGGAATCCTGCGCATCGCCAAAACCGTCTGTGAACAGTGCAGCTTCTGTACGGATCTCTGTCCCAGGCACATGATCGGCCACGAACTATCTCCTCATCTCTTAATCCGAGCGGTTAATTATAAAAATCTGGCCGAGCTGTCCTTACTTGCCACGGCCCTGACCTGTTCAGAATGCGGAGTATGTGAAGCCTATGCCTGCCCGGTGGGAATATCCCCCCTGAGAGTGAATGTAGCTTTAAAAGCAGAGCTGAGGTCCCAGGGGATCAAATACCAGGGAGAACTGGGCAAAGCGGACCCCATGGCCCAACACCGCTTAATCCCATCCTCACGCTTAATGGACCGCTTAAGACTGCGTTCCTTTTATAAAGACGCCCCCTTAGCCGGGGAAGTGTATGAAGGGAAGGAAGTCCGGATCAAGCTGCAGCAGCATATAGGAGCACCGGCAGCGGCGGTAGTCAAAGAGGGGGATGTTGTGGAAGCGGGACAACGGATCGGAGAAATCCCGTCAGGAGCCCTGGGAGCGAACATCCACGCCAGCATCTCTGGAACGGTAACCCAAGTAACACCTCAAGCCATAACCATACGGAAAGGTGGTGCAGCCCGGTGA
- a CDS encoding BMC domain-containing protein yields the protein MIHAIGLIESNSIAQGIECADIMSKTADVTILVAKTICPGKYMVMVSGDVSGVQQSVNAGVELGAETIVDSFVIPNVHPSILPAIGRANTLKDIKALGIIETYSVASLIEAADAAVKAGDVEPMLLHLAFGIGGKSYTLLTGEVASVKAAVEEGSALASEKGLLIRKVVIPRPAKQLVESLV from the coding sequence GTGATCCATGCTATAGGACTGATTGAGAGCAACAGTATCGCCCAAGGAATTGAATGCGCCGATATCATGAGCAAAACCGCGGATGTGACCATTTTGGTGGCTAAAACCATCTGCCCGGGGAAATATATGGTCATGGTCAGCGGAGATGTATCCGGAGTCCAGCAATCCGTCAATGCCGGAGTGGAGTTAGGAGCAGAGACCATCGTGGATTCCTTTGTGATCCCTAATGTACACCCCTCTATCCTGCCGGCCATCGGCAGGGCCAACACCTTAAAGGACATCAAAGCCTTAGGAATTATAGAGACTTATAGTGTAGCCTCCTTAATCGAAGCGGCGGATGCAGCGGTGAAAGCAGGGGATGTAGAGCCCATGCTGCTGCACCTGGCCTTTGGCATCGGAGGCAAAAGCTACACCCTTTTGACGGGAGAAGTAGCCTCGGTGAAAGCCGCCGTGGAAGAAGGCAGTGCTTTGGCCAGTGAAAAGGGGCTGCTCATCCGCAAGGTGGTTATTCCCAGGCCGGCTAAGCAGCTTGTTGAGAGTTTGGTTTAG
- a CDS encoding cupin domain-containing protein, which translates to MGRFISAAVLRELAKVDKNVVLEEDSVLTPSAKDLAKELGITICRGREEIVGCKIVGQAVEQRAGHQSGGQQVSVMSGTAAEDDSKSGDLKKVVKTILDQVLKPACANPIPVHVKGETVVVQPFLEAPPGQKVGLVDVIDSRVGNLASGFMTFDHSQLPWFLNYDEVDYVIEGDFVLEVAGQTFRAKAGDVVYIPKGSQVVFSSPNFCKVFYCTYPANWADFCD; encoded by the coding sequence ATGGGACGATTTATCTCGGCAGCGGTTTTAAGAGAGTTGGCTAAGGTAGATAAGAACGTTGTTTTAGAAGAGGATAGTGTCCTGACTCCCTCAGCTAAAGACCTGGCTAAGGAATTAGGGATTACTATCTGCAGGGGCCGGGAAGAAATTGTTGGCTGTAAAATTGTCGGTCAAGCCGTGGAACAAAGGGCAGGGCATCAGTCCGGCGGGCAACAGGTCAGTGTAATGTCGGGAACGGCTGCAGAGGATGACAGTAAATCTGGAGATCTTAAGAAAGTTGTCAAAACAATTTTGGATCAGGTTCTTAAACCTGCCTGTGCGAACCCTATTCCTGTCCATGTTAAAGGTGAAACAGTAGTAGTTCAGCCCTTTTTGGAAGCACCTCCGGGACAAAAAGTCGGGCTGGTGGATGTAATTGACTCACGGGTAGGGAATCTGGCTTCGGGTTTTATGACCTTTGATCATTCCCAGCTGCCTTGGTTCCTGAACTATGATGAAGTGGACTATGTTATTGAAGGGGATTTTGTTCTCGAAGTAGCGGGGCAGACCTTCCGTGCTAAAGCGGGAGATGTGGTATATATTCCGAAAGGGAGTCAAGTGGTCTTTTCGTCACCGAACTTCTGTAAGGTGTTTTACTGTACGTACCCGGCTAACTGGGCGGACTTCTGCGATTAG
- a CDS encoding bacteriophage abortive infection AbiH family protein, translating into MKLFIIGNGFDIGHGLPTGYWDFRTFLYLAHPEFLQSFEEHYDIYPGMSDKEKKKTLWSRFESNLANIDEDIIIDIGTSIELDLESGDVGIEDTLYSYFTDEYQYIEKLAVYLKQWVRSIRIRDCLPRTSLIDKSNRDLFLTFNYTAVLENVYGIAPGNIIHIHGSLRDYTLDPVLGHGNEERLQKIRDRITEAEKVFDEKVCSICRVVNDYYDRTFKDTNKYSVYLSCIAEKDISDITVIGHSLDGIDMPYFTLIDSYTGKKRMWTVYCYAMEEAPAKRQSLIDAGVDANRIVTISANDFYDLKDDEYARRCAFKLKHGF; encoded by the coding sequence ATGAAACTTTTTATTATCGGGAACGGGTTTGATATTGGGCATGGCCTTCCAACAGGATATTGGGACTTTAGGACATTTCTCTATTTAGCGCACCCAGAGTTTTTACAGTCTTTTGAGGAGCACTATGATATTTATCCGGGAATGAGCGATAAGGAAAAGAAAAAAACACTATGGAGTCGTTTTGAAAGCAACCTTGCCAATATTGATGAAGATATCATAATTGATATTGGCACAAGCATCGAACTCGATTTAGAGTCTGGCGATGTTGGGATTGAAGATACTTTATATAGCTACTTTACAGACGAGTATCAGTATATCGAAAAATTGGCGGTATACCTGAAACAATGGGTTAGATCAATACGAATCCGCGACTGCCTTCCGCGCACCTCATTAATAGATAAGAGCAACAGAGACCTATTCTTGACATTCAACTATACTGCCGTACTTGAAAATGTATATGGAATTGCACCCGGTAATATAATACATATTCACGGGTCATTGCGAGACTACACACTTGACCCAGTCCTCGGTCACGGGAACGAAGAACGCTTACAAAAAATAAGAGATAGGATAACTGAAGCCGAAAAAGTATTTGATGAAAAAGTATGTAGTATATGCCGGGTTGTTAATGACTACTATGATAGGACATTTAAAGACACGAATAAATATTCAGTGTATTTATCTTGCATTGCAGAAAAAGACATATCCGATATCACTGTAATAGGTCATTCTCTTGATGGAATCGATATGCCATATTTCACTTTGATTGATTCATATACAGGCAAAAAGCGGATGTGGACTGTATACTGCTACGCGATGGAAGAAGCGCCAGCAAAGAGGCAAAGCTTGATTGATGCCGGTGTAGATGCAAATCGAATTGTAACAATAAGCGCCAATGATTTTTATGATCTGAAAGATGATGAATATGCAAGGCGTTGTGCATTTAAACTCAAGCATGGCTTCTAA
- a CDS encoding helix-turn-helix domain-containing protein yields MPPKSSNSSYSKEEQQFLKNIGFKIQFLRKQRGISQSELAESTGLSDTTISHLESTSAYGISMIALYRIAKALDVDPSQILTFK; encoded by the coding sequence ATGCCCCCTAAAAGCAGCAACTCATCGTACTCAAAAGAAGAACAGCAGTTTCTAAAAAATATAGGGTTTAAAATTCAATTCCTTCGGAAACAGCGGGGTATAAGTCAGAGTGAACTTGCTGAAAGCACAGGCCTTAGTGATACTACGATTAGCCATCTTGAAAGCACCTCTGCTTATGGGATATCGATGATTGCCCTATACAGAATAGCGAAAGCTCTTGATGTAGACCCCAGCCAGATTCTGACCTTTAAATGA
- a CDS encoding LytR/AlgR family response regulator transcription factor gives MLNISICDDGALQRALVVLLIHEYESKFGVKFNLYQFSSGEELLEKFNEDRNLFDLYFLDNRMKKITGLEIASYIRQRNKDCYIVFITASGPQDDFKVVSPLRVLIKPAQQEDITKILDKVLEGRIGRSPIR, from the coding sequence TTGCTGAATATTAGCATATGTGATGATGGGGCGCTCCAGCGGGCGTTAGTGGTTCTTTTAATTCATGAGTATGAAAGCAAATTTGGAGTTAAATTTAATCTTTATCAATTTAGCAGCGGGGAGGAACTTCTGGAGAAATTCAACGAAGACAGAAATCTTTTTGACCTTTATTTTCTTGATAACCGGATGAAAAAAATAACCGGTCTTGAGATCGCATCATATATAAGGCAGCGCAATAAGGACTGTTATATCGTTTTTATAACAGCCTCTGGCCCGCAAGATGATTTTAAAGTTGTGTCACCCCTTCGAGTATTGATTAAACCGGCGCAGCAAGAAGACATTACTAAAATCCTGGACAAGGTATTGGAGGGAAGGATTGGCCGCAGTCCCATCAGATAA
- a CDS encoding cupin domain-containing protein, translating to MDYVIEGDFVLEVAGQTFRAKAGDVVYIPKGSQVVFSSPNFCKVFYYTYPANWADFCD from the coding sequence GTGGACTATGTCATCGAAGGGGATTTTGTTCTCGAAGTAGCGGGGCAGACCTTCCGGGCTAAAGCGGGAGATGTGGTATATATTCCGAAAGGGAGTCAAGTGGTCTTTTCGTCACCTAACTTTTGTAAAGTCTTTTACTACACATACCCGGCTAACTGGGCGGACTTTTGCGATTAA